AGGAAGGTCTCGCTGTGGAACGCCAGGGTCAGGCTGCCGAAGACCAGGCAAGCGATAAGGGTCAGCCACTGGCTCTTCTCCAGCTTGCGCTGCTTGATGAATAGCGTGCCGTAAACCACCAGCGAACTGATGATCAGCATTGCGGTGGCACTGTAAATACCACCGACAGTCAGTTGATGACCGCCAATGTCGACGACCCGTGGATCGATTTTGAAGACGATGAAAAACAGCAGAAGCGGGATGAAGTCGATGAATTGTTTCACAGTGGCAGCCAGAAGCAGGATGTGGCGGCATAATAACAAACATATTGACGCGCGATAGCGTCAGCTGATTTGAGGTTACACAGTCCTGTGAATGTTGATTTGCACTGCCATAGCACGGCTTCCGATGGCGCCCTGGCGCCTGCGGTACTGGTTGCGCGTGCGTTCGAGAAAGGCGTGCGAGTCCTGGCCTTGACCGATCACGACACCCTTGAAGGCCTCGACGAGGCCCGCAGCGCCGCGACGGCGCTGGGGATGCAACTGGTTAATGGCGTCGAATTGTCCTGCACCTGGGGTGGGGCGACCATTCACGTTTTGGGCTACGGTTTCGACGTCAATGCGCCGCCATTGGTCGAGGCCATCGCAAAATTGCACGATGGCCGCTGGTTACGGTCCGAAGAAATAAGCCGCAAGTTGGCGTTGAAAGGCATGCCGGGGGCGCTTGACGGCGCCCGGTCCATTCAACAGGAGCTGGGCGACAGCGGTAATGCGCCGGCCCGTCCGCACTTCGCCGACTGGATGGTGCGCGAAGGTTTCGTCAAGGATCGCGCCGAAGCGTTCCGCAAATGGCTGGGCGCCGGCAAACTGGGAGACGTCAAACAACACTGGCCGACCCTGGAAGACACCGTCGAAACCCTGCGCGCCGCGGGTGCCTGGGTCAGCCTGGCGCATCCCTGGCACTACGATTTCACTCGCAGCAAGCGTCGTCGCCTGATTGCCGACTATATTCAAGCAGGGGGCCACGCGATAGAAGTGGTCAATGGCCATCAACCCGCCGAACAGGTGGGCAGCCTGGCGATTCTAGCCCGTGAGTTTGGTCTGCTGGTCAGCGCCGGCAGTGATTTTCATGGCCCTGGAGGCTGGTCCGAGATCGGTGAATACCGCCCGCTCCCGGAGGATCTGCCACCACTGTGGTGTCGATTCAAACATGACCCAATTATTGCCGTCGTCTGAACAGGTAGAAAATGTGAGTCAATTTTTCCAGATTCATCCGGAAAACCCGCAAGCGCGCCTGATCAAACAGGCTGTCGAGATCATCCGCAACGGCGGGGTGGTGATTTATCCCACAGACTCTTCCTACGCCATTGGTTGCCAGATCGGCGACAAAAACGCCGTGGAGCGCGTGCGCCGGCTACGTCAGCTGGATGATAAGCATAACTTCGCGCTGATCTGCAGCGACCTGTCGCAGTTGGGGCTGTTTGCCAAGATCGACACCGGCACCTTCCGGGTGCTCAAGGCTCACTTGCCTGGCCCTTACACCTTCATTCTCAACGCCACCCGCGAAGTCCCGCGGTTGTTGCTGCACCCGAAAAAACGCACCATCGGCCTGCGTGTGCCAAGCCATCCTATTGCCCTGGCATTGCTGGAAGAACTCGGCGAGCCGCTGATGAGCGTGACCCTGATCATGCCTGGCGACACCGATCCGTTGAGCGATCCTTACGAAATGCGCCAGTTGCTCGAGCATCAGGTCGACCTGATCATCGACGGCGGTTTCGGCGGGATCAAGGCCTCCACCGTGATCAGCCTCGCCGACGGCGAACCGGAAGTCATCCGCGTCGGTTGCGGCGACCCTACGCCTTTCATGGCCGAGGCCTAGATGTCTGCAGTAGAACCCGTCGACAGCCAGGCCGGTGCCCAGCAAGAACTGCCTTTCGCCATGGTCTATGGCCAGGCGGTCATGGAAATGCCGCTGGACCTGTACATCCCGCCGGATGCGCTCGAGGTCTTTCTTGAGGCCTTCGAAGGCCCGCTCGACTTGCTGCTGTACCTGATCCGCAAACAGAACATAAACATCCTCGACATCCCGGTGGCGGAAATCACCCGTCAGTACATGGGCTACGTCGAGTTGATGCAGTCGGTGCGCCTGGAGCTGGCCGCCGAGTACCTGGTGATGGCCGCAATGCTGGCCGAGATCAAGTCGCGGATGCTGTTGCCTCGTGCCGAAACGATCGAAGACGAAGAGGACGATCCTCGCGCCGAGTTGATCCGCCGTTTGCAGGAGTACGAGCGCTTCAAGGCTGCTGCCGAAGGCATCGATGGCCTGAGCCGCGTCGGCCGCGACGTAGTGGTGCCCAAGCTCGATGCCCCGGAAGCCCGGGCGCGCAAACTGTTACCGGATGTGCGTCTGGAAGAGTTGCTGATGTCCATGGCCGAGGTCTTGCGCCGTGGCGACATGTTCGAAAGCCACCAGGTCAGCCGTGAAGCGCTGTCCACCCGCGAGCGCATGAGCGATGTGCTGGAACGGCTCAAGGGCGGTGGTTTTGTGCCCTTTGTCGAGTTGTTCACCGCTGAAGAAGGGCGCCTGGGGGTGGTGGTGACCTTTATGGCGATCCTCGAACTGGTCAAGGAATCCTTGGTCGAGCTGGTGCAGAATGAGCCGTTCGCGGCGATCCATGTCCGGGCCCGAGCCGAATAACGAGTTGAATCATGAACCTGACTGAACCCCGCGAGCTGGCGCCACTGCTTGAAGCCTTTCTGTTGGCCTCGGGAAAACCGCAATCGCTTGAACGCCTGTTCGAACTCTTCGAAGAAGGCGAGCGGCCCGAGCCCCCTGTTTTCAAGAAAGCGCTGACGATTCTGGCCAAATCCTGCGACGGCCGTGCTTTCGAATTGAAGGAAGTTGCCTCCGGGTATCGCCTGCAGATCCGCGAAAAGTTCGCGCCGTGGGTCGGACGTTTGTGGGAAGAGCGGCCGCAGCGCTATTCCCGCGCCATGCTCGAAACCATGGCGCTGATTGCCTATCGTCAGCCAATTACCCGGGGCGAGATCGAAGACGTGCGCGGCGTGGCCGTCAACAGCCACATCGTCAAAACCCTGCTGGAACGTGAGTGGATCCGCATCGTCGGTTACCGCGACGTACCCGGCAAACCCGCGATGTTCGCCACCACCAAGGCGTTTCTCGATCACTTCAACCTGAAGAATCTCGACGATTTGCCGCCACTCGCTGAACTGCGTGAGCTGGAACCTGATCCTGTCCTCGATTTCGACGACGCACCGGTTCCGGCCGGGTTGCAAGAACTGGCCGATGCCAGCGCTGAACCGGAGGAGCCCAAGGAAGAAACCAGTTTCCACACACTGTTGCTGGAACTGGACACCATGGAGGAGGGGCTCAAGACTGACTTCGACGATTTGCTGCGGGATGGGGCGGTGACCGAGACCGAAGGGGAGTTGGCAGAGCCTAAGCCTAAGCCTGAAGTCGAAGTTGAACCTCAGGTCGAAGCTGAAGCTGAAGCTGAAGCTGAAGTCGAACCAGAACCAGAACCAGAACCAGAACCAGAACAGGAAGATGACATTCTTGGCGTCGCCGAAGCTCGTGAAAAACTCCTGGCCGCCGTTGCCGCTCTCGAACAATCGAAACCCGAGCCCGAACTGACCGACGAAGAAGCCGAAGCCAAGGCACTGGCAGAAGCAATCGAAGCTGAGCGCCGCCAGTTCGAAGATTGACCCAAATCCGGTGGGCAATGGAAATCCCTGTGGGAGCGGGCTTGCCCGCGAAGAGGGAGTGTCAGTCAACATCATTGCTGCCTGACCCACCGCAATCGCGGGCAAGCCCGCTCCCACAGGGTGTTGTGTTGACTGGAGTATTTGATGAGTCTGCAAATTCATCGACGACGGCGGTCGAAATTAGTGCCACCGGTCGGCGGAAAATCAAGTAAGTCGCCATTGATCAGCTAGTCTCTGATGCGCGAACGTCTCCATGAGCGTATGATTCGCGACCCTTCGGCGATCCCTTCGCCAAAGTACAGATTTATAACTCTTCAGGACCCTCAATCCAGAGCATCCTGAACAGACCACACCGGGAGGTGCCCAGATGAGTATCAACGACCAGAAAGACGACCAGGAAATCGGCCCAGCAGGCGAAAAGCTGCAGAAAGTCCTCGCCCGTATCGGCGTCGGCTCGCGCCGTGACGTAGAAGCCTGGATCAGCCACGGCCGCATCAAGGTCAATGGCAAAGACGCCACCCTCGGCCAGCGCGTCGACCTGCATGACGCCATCACCATCGATGGCCGGGTGATCAAGCGCGAAGAAGCCGCCGAGTCGGTACGCCGCGTGATCATGTACAACAAACCCGACGGCGAAATCTGCACCCGTAACGACCCTGAAGGTCGTCCGACCGTGTTCGACAAGATGCCGCGCCCGAAAGAAGGTCGCTGGATCAACATCGGTCGTCTGGACATCAACACCACCGGTTTGCTGATGTTCACCACCGACGGTGAATTGGCCAACCGCCTGATGCACCCATCCTACGAAATGGACCGTGAATACGCGGTACGTGTACGTGGTGAAGTCGACGACGAGATGATTGAACGCCTGAAGGCAGGCGTGGTGCTCGAAGACGGCCCGGCCAAGTTCACCGACATCAAGCAGGCTCCGGGTGGCGAAGGTTTCAACCACTGGTATCACTGCGTGGTGATGGAAGGTCGTAACCGCGAAGTCCGTCGTCTGTGGGAATCCCAAGGCTTGGTGGTCAGTCGCCTGAAGCGCGTGCGTTTCGGTCCGGTGTTCCTCAACTCCGACCTGCCGATGGGCCGCTGGCGCGAAATGAGCCAGTACGAAGTCGACGTTCTGAGTGCCGAGGTCGGCCTGACGCCGGTGGCGATGCCGCAAATGAACGCCAAGAGCAAAGACAAGCTCGATCGCATGCAGCGTAAATCGTCG
The Pseudomonas lini DNA segment above includes these coding regions:
- a CDS encoding PHP domain-containing protein, whose translation is MNVDLHCHSTASDGALAPAVLVARAFEKGVRVLALTDHDTLEGLDEARSAATALGMQLVNGVELSCTWGGATIHVLGYGFDVNAPPLVEAIAKLHDGRWLRSEEISRKLALKGMPGALDGARSIQQELGDSGNAPARPHFADWMVREGFVKDRAEAFRKWLGAGKLGDVKQHWPTLEDTVETLRAAGAWVSLAHPWHYDFTRSKRRRLIADYIQAGGHAIEVVNGHQPAEQVGSLAILAREFGLLVSAGSDFHGPGGWSEIGEYRPLPEDLPPLWCRFKHDPIIAVV
- a CDS encoding L-threonylcarbamoyladenylate synthase, whose amino-acid sequence is MSQFFQIHPENPQARLIKQAVEIIRNGGVVIYPTDSSYAIGCQIGDKNAVERVRRLRQLDDKHNFALICSDLSQLGLFAKIDTGTFRVLKAHLPGPYTFILNATREVPRLLLHPKKRTIGLRVPSHPIALALLEELGEPLMSVTLIMPGDTDPLSDPYEMRQLLEHQVDLIIDGGFGGIKASTVISLADGEPEVIRVGCGDPTPFMAEA
- a CDS encoding ScpA family protein produces the protein MVYGQAVMEMPLDLYIPPDALEVFLEAFEGPLDLLLYLIRKQNINILDIPVAEITRQYMGYVELMQSVRLELAAEYLVMAAMLAEIKSRMLLPRAETIEDEEDDPRAELIRRLQEYERFKAAAEGIDGLSRVGRDVVVPKLDAPEARARKLLPDVRLEELLMSMAEVLRRGDMFESHQVSREALSTRERMSDVLERLKGGGFVPFVELFTAEEGRLGVVVTFMAILELVKESLVELVQNEPFAAIHVRARAE
- the scpB gene encoding SMC-Scp complex subunit ScpB, which gives rise to MNLTEPRELAPLLEAFLLASGKPQSLERLFELFEEGERPEPPVFKKALTILAKSCDGRAFELKEVASGYRLQIREKFAPWVGRLWEERPQRYSRAMLETMALIAYRQPITRGEIEDVRGVAVNSHIVKTLLEREWIRIVGYRDVPGKPAMFATTKAFLDHFNLKNLDDLPPLAELRELEPDPVLDFDDAPVPAGLQELADASAEPEEPKEETSFHTLLLELDTMEEGLKTDFDDLLRDGAVTETEGELAEPKPKPEVEVEPQVEAEAEAEAEVEPEPEPEPEPEQEDDILGVAEAREKLLAAVAALEQSKPEPELTDEEAEAKALAEAIEAERRQFED
- the rluB gene encoding 23S rRNA pseudouridine(2605) synthase RluB gives rise to the protein MSINDQKDDQEIGPAGEKLQKVLARIGVGSRRDVEAWISHGRIKVNGKDATLGQRVDLHDAITIDGRVIKREEAAESVRRVIMYNKPDGEICTRNDPEGRPTVFDKMPRPKEGRWINIGRLDINTTGLLMFTTDGELANRLMHPSYEMDREYAVRVRGEVDDEMIERLKAGVVLEDGPAKFTDIKQAPGGEGFNHWYHCVVMEGRNREVRRLWESQGLVVSRLKRVRFGPVFLNSDLPMGRWREMSQYEVDVLSAEVGLTPVAMPQMNAKSKDKLDRMQRKSSRPMGKTERVRTLRPAAGGQTAVAPRESREPQIEGERPARKPAPRQDGERGPRTPRPANGRTERGEGRGAPSGGRSDRGAPAGRGTPVADRPADTKRPAKPAPKKRPGIVLVDRDAPSGKRRGAPAGSGQRPGFGRRKPE